Proteins from a genomic interval of Acetobacterium woodii DSM 1030:
- a CDS encoding alkaline phosphatase family protein: MNTDKSKYLIVISYDAFSKDNWEMASKLPNLSKLIKNGAYSTSLKSVYPTLTYVAHTTMVTGVYPDQHGVYHNNPFQPFVTEAKQRWFWYKKDIKVPTIYDCLKKHHMKSAALLWPVTGRSVINYNLPEIRAIKKENQILKILRNGSPLYCISMEKKFGRFRKGIKQPYLDDFTTMCAVDTIIKNKPNLLLMHLIDLDDAKHQHGTDSLAVEKAIIRMDKRLGDIIQAVEKARIKEETTIFVLGDHGQINIRYKVKLNQLLKEKGLIYEENGQMKWRAYLQSTGGSAYLHVKENDSEAERMAVAVINQAISEDCFGIERLYNRTELDHYHVETAVNYMLEAKNGYCFDDDLEGPMVARIEASKGDVATHGYLPDKPNYQCNFVASGVGIKNNYQLGEMQMVDIAPTMATILGIDFYDCDGRSLTEMFQNKTHSS; encoded by the coding sequence ATGAATACAGATAAATCAAAATATTTAATAGTAATTTCTTATGACGCTTTTTCTAAAGATAACTGGGAGATGGCAAGCAAATTGCCTAACTTATCAAAGTTAATAAAAAATGGTGCGTATAGCACTAGTTTAAAAAGTGTTTATCCAACCTTGACCTATGTTGCTCATACAACCATGGTAACCGGGGTCTATCCTGATCAGCATGGAGTCTACCATAACAACCCATTCCAACCATTTGTAACGGAAGCAAAACAGCGTTGGTTCTGGTATAAAAAAGATATCAAAGTGCCGACGATTTACGATTGCTTAAAAAAGCATCACATGAAATCAGCCGCGCTTCTTTGGCCGGTAACGGGGAGGAGCGTCATTAATTATAATCTGCCGGAGATCAGAGCAATTAAAAAAGAAAACCAGATCCTAAAAATTTTAAGAAATGGCAGTCCCCTTTATTGTATCAGCATGGAAAAGAAATTCGGGCGTTTCAGAAAGGGAATCAAACAACCTTATCTGGATGATTTTACCACCATGTGCGCGGTGGATACGATAATAAAAAATAAACCGAATTTGCTGTTAATGCATTTAATTGACCTTGATGATGCGAAGCATCAGCATGGTACCGACAGTTTGGCAGTTGAGAAGGCGATAATACGTATGGATAAACGATTGGGTGATATTATTCAGGCCGTCGAAAAAGCCAGGATCAAAGAGGAGACGACTATTTTTGTCCTGGGGGATCATGGTCAGATTAATATCCGGTATAAGGTAAAACTAAATCAGTTACTAAAAGAAAAAGGTCTTATTTATGAAGAAAATGGACAAATGAAATGGCGAGCTTATCTACAAAGTACCGGCGGTTCGGCTTATCTGCACGTGAAAGAAAATGATAGCGAAGCGGAGCGAATGGCAGTGGCAGTTATAAATCAGGCGATTAGCGAGGACTGTTTTGGAATTGAAAGGTTGTATAATCGTACGGAACTGGATCACTATCATGTAGAAACCGCGGTTAATTATATGCTGGAAGCAAAGAACGGTTATTGCTTTGATGATGATTTGGAAGGACCCATGGTTGCCCGGATAGAAGCATCGAAAGGTGATGTGGCAACACATGGCTATTTACCGGATAAACCGAATTATCAATGCAATTTTGTGGCATCGGGCGTTGGAATAAAAAATAATTATCAGTTGGGCGAAATGCAAATGGTAGATATCGCACCGACAATGGCGACGATTCTGGGCATTGATTTTTATGACTGCGATGGCAGGTCATTGACGGAAATGTTTCAGAATAAAACACATTCGTCCTGA